One window of Ictalurus punctatus breed USDA103 chromosome 22, Coco_2.0, whole genome shotgun sequence genomic DNA carries:
- the kat6a gene encoding histone acetyltransferase KAT6A isoform X5: MVKLANPLYTAWILEAIKKVKKQKQRPSEERICNAVSTSHGLDRQTVLEQLELSVQDGTVLKVSNKGLNSYKDPDNPGRLVPPKPKGGVSTGGSGASKKAALDWNKLIRRALEGLHESGGSSLRSIERFLKCQADVASQLTGTAAPRIFHQQLRLALKRAVGHGRVLKHGPLFRLASSNDGSDAGDGRVALESLPPVRPLPHEKDRPVAEPIPICSFCLGTKEQNRVKEPEELISCADCGNSGHPSCLKFSPELTARVKALWWQCIECKTCSSCQDQGKNAENLLLCDSCDRGFHMECCDPPLTRMPKGMWICQICRPRKKGRNVLHEKAAQIKRRYNAPLSRQKGRHINRCEILLWKKPGRPFKKLRGSGRGRRRRGPGASHSRGSASPHSSSSSSCDGYLGEGYPGDDRLLFSRRDDEDESQGAARFNRKTKGLIDALNNQDCSDDWKEDEEKLPGHENLTEKDMELFRHIQELALQKVGVTGPPDPQMRCPAVIEFGKYEIQTWYSSPYPQEYSRLPKLYLCEFCLRYMKSRSILYQHMRKCTWFHPPANEIYRKDDVSVFEVDGNVSTIYCQNLCLLAKLFLDHKTLYYDVEPFLFYVLTQNDSKGCHLVGYFSKEKHCQQKYNVSCIMILPQYQRKGYGRFLIDFSYLLSKREGQPGSPEKPLSDLGRLSYMAYWRSVVLECLHEVRDRKLTIRRLSKITGICPQDITATLQNLNMLEHRGDRLILVRREKLVSTHMARLHARPRLLEVDPDCLRWTPVIVANPVVSDEDGDGDDDEDEEEDGEKENNKDMKSNRKSSPLPWNTRVDKEDNEEKKCFPTFPKNQSSLPSSPIRNSLPSPEATPLQANGERRGRGRPPKNWPWGKVKDQPRPGPGRPRKTRPKEDDDEEYPSQNKMTPVSLSPSPLFASEKEPNCTERLFGASRHSAIPPPRNRGRPARKRGGPKRRLNEESGDDVPSLTTAPRLSESPVPHSCSSESSEDDDDDDDYNEEMGTRSPPILTKPTLGLKSKKLPRKRRIRQRSHPHSSVVTETISETTEVLDEPFVDSDSERPMPRLEEETPFGHSLRCYPPARKHLDSTLKMIRPTNLSESDEDDHTPVLKPVSGLRRPETAALEGEEPSTVTPEVPLKKKKGWPKGKSRKPQHWKKGPGRKPGSGTTNQVADTGLTAQSSEETPRQSVQSKPGRKRRNYYPQQTKDEGARAELDRSHLSQLQLEKPEDRTFKRRPLTSDFDCEKHKDSEEEGIFPQQTREQPKPRRRGRPPKKANLEPPVSKPAPVSEPEEEEEEDQTWSEEKPSRSPSCNLSQVSGPRVPQNRDGDMADQEEDEEREDEDHNNSGSRRTGAISGSGSRRSDDHDADDEGDGRLEEKSDSGKRRKNQDSEDDDDEELEDGEEEPSSPPRSPPVKEEPQSGEGFLDMQESGSREYIHKQEVVEDEDEEDEVREVKTRSVDSQDERRRRELEESAAAAAAVETVTSIAIPSDSPHMQSMDSKSDLLMETGHPHANSEFKDELSHHPHDHHHSSELDLETVQAVQSLTQGEAQDEEAEPHGAYQDCEETLAACRTLQNYSHGEGEEESLAMVEDCGASQHSSPMPNPPMPPLASQSVRSVNSPGMTPGPLETGPGVSGPAGGNGGGYTQITPEHPSSLSAPSLQNMETSPMMDVPSVSDHSQQVVDSGFSDLGSIESTTENYDNPSSYDSTMGGGGGSGGNSGSGSSMSVTVAAVSSASSSSSTPSSSSQGNSCSFVSTPGMSSSSASVGSQLAMGSCSLIQQAGPGPGPNGGPGSTSGSTVPQPPPPPPPPSANTPGCGIKSPQSCVIERPPSASQQQQQKKVPQQQQPPNPQPQPAPSAPPPPPPQQQALSQCSMGNSFASTPMIMEIPESAGSGGSGRSIYDRMGQDFGAGSYAQPSATFSLAKLQQLTNTIMDPHAMSYSHSAAVTSYATSATLPNPSLAQLTSSPHPPLPQAQATMTPPPNLSSSSMNLGTSLIQCNMPGANIGLPPPPHTQRLQGQMATVKGHISIRSKASQIQAGSPHQQQIYGRSSMQGSPRTLAVQRGMMTNLMPTPAAYNSMNMNPLNAAMSAGYRMPQPMMNSGYHSNYMNQPAQYPMQMQMGMMGGQAYPQQPMQPNHHGNMMYAGPSHHSYAGVPKQSPYMSR; this comes from the exons cccgTGGCCGAGCCCATCCCCATCTGCAGCTTCTGTTTGGGGACCAAGGAGCAGAATCGGGTCAAAGAGCCGGAGGAGCTCATCTCCTGCGCCGACTGCGGAAACAGCG GTCATCCGTCCTGTCTGAAGTTCTCCCCGGAGCTGACGGCTCGAGTTAAAGCTCTGTGGTGGCAGTGCATCGAGTGTAAAACCTGCAGCAGCTGTCAGGACCAGGGCAAAAACGCG gaaaaTCTGTTGTTGTGTGACTCCTGCGATCGAGGTTTCCACATGGAGTGTTGTGACCCCCCACTGACACGAATGCCGAAAG GTATGTGGATCTGTCAGATCTGCAGGCCGAGGAAAAAGGGACGAAACGTCTTGCACGAAAAAGCAGCACAAATCAAGCGGCGGTACAACGCCCCCCTGAGTCGACAGAAGGGCAG acatatcaatagatgtgagattcttctgtggaaaaa GCCGGGTCGCCCCTTTAAGAAACTTCGAGGGAGTGGGCGTGGCCGACGGCGGCGAGGCCCTGGAGCGAGTCACTCACGAGGCTCTGCCTCCCCTCACTCGTCCTCGAGTTCGTCGTGCGACGGTTACCTGGGTGAAGGTTACCCAGGCGACGACCGGCTGCTGTTCTCGCGGCGGGATGACGAGGACGAGTCTCAGGGCGCGGCACGCTTCAACAGGAAGACCAAAGGGCTGATCGACGCCCTGA ACAATCAAGATTGTAGCGATGATTGGAAGGAGGACGAGGAGAAGCTGCCGGGACACGAGAACCTGACGGAGAAGGACATGGAACTTTTCAGACACATCCAGGAGCTGGCACTACAG AAAGTCGGTGTGACGGGGCCTCCTGACCCACAGATGCGCTGTCCCGCCGTCATCGAGTTCGGGAAGTACGAGATCCAGACGTGGTACTCGTCACCGTACCCTCAGGAGTACAGCAG ACTTCCTAAGCTGTACCTGTGTGAGTTCTGCCTGCGCTACATGAAGAGCCGCAGCATCCTGTACCAGCACATGCGCAAGTGCACGTGGTTTCACCCGCCCGCCAACGAGATCTACAGGAAGGACGACGTCTCTGTGTTCGAG GTCGATGGGAACGTCAGCACAATATACTGTCAAAACCTCTGTCTGCTCGCCAAGCTCTTTCTGGATCACAAGACTCTGTACTACGACGTGGAACCGTTCCTTTTTTACGTGCTCACGCAGAACGACTCCAAGGGGTGTCATCTGGTCGGATACTTCTCCAAG GAGAAACATTGCCAGCAAAAGTACAACGTGTCCTGCATCATGATTCTTCCACAGTACCAGCGCAAGGGCTACGGACGCTTCCTCATCGACTTCA gtTACCTGCTGTCTAAGCGGGAAGGCCAGCCCGGTTCTCCAGAGAAGCCTCTGTCCGATCTGGGCCGCCTCTCCTACATGGCTTACTGGCGGAGCGTCGTGCTCGAGTGCCTACACGAGGTACGAGACCGAAAGCTCACCATCCGCCGCCTCAGCAAGATCACCGGCATCTGTCCTCAGGACATCACGGCCACGCTGCAGAATCTAAACATGCTGGAGCACCGAGGGGATCG GCTGATTCTGGTTCGCAGGGAAAAGCTGGTGTCGACTCACATGGCCCGTCTCCATGCCCGACCTCGGCTCCTGGAAGTCGACCCGGACTGCCTACGGTGGACACCCGTCATTGTCGCCAACCCAGTTGTGTCTGACGAAGATGGGGATGGAGATGACGACGAGGACGAAGAAGAGgacggagagaaagaaaacaacaaagac ATGAAATCAAATCGCAAAAGTTCCCCGCTGCCATGGAATACAAGAGTAGACAAGGAGGATAACGAAGAAAAAAAGTGCTTCCCAACATTCCCCAAGAATCAAAGCTCTCTGCCTTCATCCCCCATACGCAACAGTCTCCCAAGCCCTGAAGCCACACCTCTTCAAGCAAATGGGGAGCGTCGGGGTCGCGGACGGCCTCCTAAAAACTGGCCGTGGGGCAAAGTCAAGGATCAACCTCGTCCCGGACCGGGACGGCCCCGGAAAACCAGGCCCAAAGAGGATGATGACGAAGAATATCCATCTCAAAACAAAATGACACCGGTATCCTTGTCTCCATCTCCTCTCTTCGCTTCTGAGAAGGAGCCGAACTGCACTGAGCGGCTATTTGGGGCTTCAAGGCACTCTGCAATCCCTCCCCCACGCAACAGAGGGCGCCCCGCACGGAAAAGGGGAGGCCCCAAGCGTAGGCTGAACGAGGAGTCGGGGGATGACGTGCCCTCGTTAACCACGGCACCTAGGCTGAGCGAGTCGCCGGTCCCTCATTCCTGCTCGAGTGAAAGCAGTGaggatgacgatgatgacgatgactACAATGAAGAGATGGGTACCCGCTCCCCTCCTATTCTTACCAAGCCAACGTTAGGGCTCAAAAGCAAG aagctCCCACGGAAAAGGCGCATACGTCAGCGTAGCCACCCACACAGCAGTGTGGTGACGGAAACCATTTCTGAGACTACAGAAGTTCTCGATGAGCCATTTGTAGACTCGGATTCCGAGAGACCCATGCCCCGGTTAGAGGAGGAGACGCCGTTTGGCCATAGCCTCCGCTGTTACCCACCTGCTCGCAAACACTTGGACTCTACGCTTAAAATGATTCGCCCTACCAATCTCTCGGAGTCTGATGAGGATG ATCACACTCCTGTGCTGAAACCAGTCAGTGGCCTGAGAAGGCCAGAGACTGCGGCATTAGAAGGAGAGGAGCCCTCTACTGTGACGCCGGAGGTCcctttgaagaagaagaaaggctgGCCTAAGGGAAAGAGCCGTAAGCCGCAGCACTGGAAAAAGGGCCCTGGGAGAAAGCCGGGAAGTGGGACGACCAACCAGGTTGCCGACACCGGTTTGACAGCCCAGTCCTCGGAGGAAACTCCCAGACAAAGCGTTCAGAGCAAACCAGGCAGAAAGCGTCGGAATTATTACCCACAGCAGACCAAGGATGAGGGTGCCCGAGCAGAGCTGGACAGAAGCCACTTGTCTCAATTACAGTTAGAAAAGCCAGAGGACCGAACCTTCAAGAGGAGACCTCTGACGTCAGACTTCGACTGTGAAAAGCACAAGGACTCTGAGGAGGAAGGCATTTTCCCTCAACAAACGAGAGAACAGCCTAAACCCAGGAGACGAGGCCGACCACCGAAAAAAGCAAACCTCGAGCCCCCTGTTTCCAAACCTGCACCCGTTTCTGAgccggaggaggaggaggaggaggatcaAACATGGTCTGAAGAGAAGCCAAGCCGTTCACCTTCTTGCAACTTATCCCAGGTATCCGGCCCCCGAGTCCCTCAGAACAGAGATGGTGACATGGCGGACcaagaggaggatgaggaaagAGAGGATGAGGATCATAACAACTCGGGCAGCAGGAGGACAGGGGCTATATCTGGCTCAGGAAGCCGGCGAAGCGATGATCACGATGCGGATGATGAAGGAGATGGTCGCTTGGAGGAGAAAAGTGATTCTGGCAAGAGGAGAAAAAACCAGGACTCCGAGGATGATGACGATGAAGAGCTAGAAGATGGGGAGGAGGAACCATCATCTCCTCCTCGATCACCGCCTGTTAAAGAAGAACCGCAGAGTGGGGAAGGTTTTTTAGACATGCAGGAGAGTGGGTCACGGGAGTACATCCACAAGCAGGAAGTGGTggaagatgaggatgaggaagacGAGGTCCGAGAGGTAAAGACCCGCTCGGTTGACTCCCAGGATGAAAGGCGGCGACGGGAGCTGGAGGAATCTGCAGCTGCAGCTGCTGCAGTTGAGACTGTGACCTCCATTGCAATTCCTTCTGATTCACCACACATGCAGTCAATGGATAGCAAATCTGACCTGCTGATGGAGACAGGACACCCTCATGCAAACTCTGAATTCAAGGACGAGTTGAGCCACCATCCGCATGACCACCACCACAGCAGTGAGTTGGACCTCGAGACAGTCCAGGCTGTCCAGTCCCTTACACAAGGAGAGGCCCAGGATGAGGAAGCTGAGCCACACGGCGCTTACCAGGACTGCGAGGAGACACTAGCTGCCTGCCGAACCCTGCAGAACTATAGCCATggggagggagaggaggaatCTCTTGCCATGGTGGAAGACTGTGGTGCCTCTCAACATAGTAGCCCCATGCCCAACCCTCCCATGCCCCCTTTAGCCAGTCAATCTGTACGTTCCGTCAACAGCCCAGGAATGACTCCAGGACCTCTTGAAACGGGACCAGGTGTGTCTGGTCCAGCAGGTGGAAACGGTGGAGGCTACACCCAAATAACTCCAGAGCACCCTAGCTCGCTTTCTGCACCATCGTTGCAGAACATGGAGACGTCACCCATGATGGACGTGCCGTCCGTGTCAGACCATTCTCAACAGGTGGTGGACAGTGGTTTCAGTGACTTGGGCAGCATCGAGAGTACCACAGAGAACTATGACAACCCCAGTAGTTATGACTCCACTATGGGCGGAGGAGGTGGCAGTGGGGGGAACAGTGGAAGTGGAAGCAGCATGTCTGTTACGGTGGCAGCTGTCTCGTCTGCATCTTCTTCATCGTCCACTCCATCCTCTTCCTCACAAGGCAATAGCTGTTCCTTTGTGTCCACCCCTGGTATGTCGTCTTCCAGTGCTTCTGTGGGATCTCAACTTGCTATGGGCAGCTGCAGCTTGATTCAGCAGGCTGGTCCTGGTCCAGGTCCAAATGGTGGTCCTGGCTCGACTAGTGGTAGTACTGTCCCTcaaccaccacctccacctcctccaccctCAGCTAACACCCCAGGCTGTGGCATCAAGTCCCCCCAAAGCTGTGTAATTGAAAGGCCTCCAAGTGCaagccagcagcagcagcaaaagAAGGTTCCTCAACAGCAGCAACCGCCAAACCCTCAGCCCCAGCCTGCACCTTCAGCAcccccacctcctcctcctcagcagCAGGCGCTTTCCCAATGCAGCATGGGAAATAGCTTCGCTTCCACGCCCATGATCATGGAGATTCCTGAGAGTGCAGGAAGTGGCGGAAGTGGTCGAAGCATTTACGACCGAATGGGCCAGGACTTTGGTGCAGGCAGCTATGCTCAACCGTCAGCCACTTTCAGCTTGGCCAAACTCCAGCAGCTTACCAACACAATCATGGACCCTCACGCCATGTCTTACTCTCACTCTGCTGCCGTCACGTCTTATGCCACAAGCGCCACTTTGCCCAATCCCAGCTTGGCGCAGCTTACTTCTTCCCCCCATCCTCCTCTGCCTCAGGCTCAGGCAACCATGACTCCACCTCCCAATCTCAGCTCTAGCTCCATGAACCTTGGCACTTCCTTAATCCAGTGCAACATGCCAGGAGCCAACATCGGCCTACCTCCTCCACCCCACACCCAGCGCCTTCAGGGTCAAATGGCCACTGTGAAAGGCCACATCTCTATTCGCTCCAAGGCTTCCCAAATCCAGGCCGGTTCCCCACACCAGCAGCAGATCTATGGCCGAAGCTCAATGCAAGGGTCCCCACGAACCCTGGCAGTGCAACGAGGCATGATGACGAACCTCATGCCCACTCCGGCTGCTTACAACTCCATGAACATGAACCCGCTCAACGCAGCCATGTCAGCCGGCTACCGCATGCCCCAGCCCATGATGAACAGCGGGTACCACAGCAACTACATGAACCAGCCTGCCCAGTACCCCATGCAAATGCAGATGGGCATGATGGGCGGTCAGGCCTATCCACAGCAGCCTATGCAGCCCAATCACCATGGCAACATGATGTACGCCGGTCCCTCGCACCACAGCTACGCCGGTGTCCCCAAACAGTCGCCTTACATGAGCAGATGA